In Prochlorococcus marinus XMU1411, one genomic interval encodes:
- a CDS encoding HU family DNA-binding protein: MNKADLVNLVAARTELTKTDVSLVVDAAIETIVDSVVEGKKVSILGFGSFEPRDRSARQGLNPKTGEKIAIPAKRVPTFSAGKLFKDRVQG, translated from the coding sequence ATGAACAAAGCTGATTTAGTAAATCTTGTTGCTGCTCGTACTGAGCTCACAAAAACTGATGTTTCTCTAGTTGTTGATGCGGCTATTGAAACTATTGTTGATTCAGTAGTGGAAGGCAAAAAAGTCTCCATACTAGGATTTGGTTCTTTCGAACCAAGAGATCGTTCTGCAAGACAGGGATTAAACCCTAAGACAGGCGAAAAAATAGCAATACCTGCAAAAAGAGTTCCAACATTCTCAGCAGGTAAGCTTTTTAAGGATAGAGTTCAAGGGTAA
- a CDS encoding ATP-dependent Clp protease proteolytic subunit, with amino-acid sequence MTVSAPYYGENTVMRTPPPDLPSLLLKERIVYLGLPLFSDDDAKRQLGMDVTELIIAQLLYLEFEDPEKPIYFYINSTGTSWYTGDAVGFETEAFAICDTISYIKPPVHTICIGQAMGTAAVILSSGTKGQRAALPHASIVLHQPISGARGQATDIQIRAEEVLKNKKSMLEILSRNTGKTIEELSKDSDRMSYLNPQEALDYGVIDRILTSQKDLPNKI; translated from the coding sequence ATGACTGTATCTGCTCCTTATTACGGCGAAAACACCGTCATGAGGACCCCACCCCCTGATCTGCCCTCTCTTTTACTTAAAGAGAGAATTGTCTATCTTGGTTTACCATTATTTTCAGATGATGATGCGAAAAGACAATTAGGTATGGATGTCACTGAGCTAATCATTGCCCAACTTCTTTATCTAGAATTTGAGGATCCAGAAAAACCTATCTATTTCTATATAAATTCAACAGGGACAAGTTGGTACACAGGTGACGCTGTCGGTTTCGAAACAGAAGCTTTCGCTATATGCGACACAATAAGCTATATAAAGCCTCCAGTACATACAATCTGTATCGGACAAGCGATGGGAACAGCCGCAGTTATCCTTTCATCTGGCACTAAGGGACAAAGAGCTGCCCTCCCGCACGCCTCTATCGTTTTACATCAACCTATAAGTGGAGCAAGAGGTCAAGCAACAGATATCCAAATAAGAGCTGAGGAAGTTTTGAAAAATAAAAAGTCAATGCTGGAAATTCTATCTCGAAATACTGGGAAGACTATCGAAGAACTTTCTAAAGACTCAGACAGGATGAGTTATCTCAACCCTCAAGAAGCTTTAGATTATGGAGTTATAGATAGAATACTAACAAGTCAAAAAGATTTACCTAATAAAATTTAA
- a CDS encoding ATP-dependent Clp protease proteolytic subunit, with amino-acid sequence MPIGTPSVPYRLPGSQYERWVDIYTRLGVERILFLGQEVNDGIANSLVAQMLYLDSDDNSKPIYLYINSPGGSVTAGLAIYDTIKYVKSDVVTICVGLAASMGAFLLAAGTKGKRVALPHSRIMIHQPLGGTSQRQASDIEIEAKEILRIKDMLNMSMADMTGQSFEKIEKDTDRDYFLSAEEAKNYGLIDRVITHPSEANQS; translated from the coding sequence ATGCCAATAGGAACACCAAGCGTGCCTTACAGACTTCCAGGAAGTCAATACGAAAGATGGGTTGATATATATACAAGACTAGGAGTAGAAAGGATTCTTTTTCTTGGACAAGAAGTTAACGATGGTATTGCAAATAGCTTAGTTGCACAAATGCTTTATCTTGACTCTGATGACAATTCCAAACCTATCTATCTATACATAAATAGCCCAGGAGGATCAGTGACTGCCGGCTTGGCTATATATGACACTATTAAATATGTAAAAAGTGATGTTGTAACAATATGTGTAGGCCTAGCAGCCTCTATGGGTGCGTTCCTTTTAGCTGCTGGAACCAAAGGTAAAAGGGTTGCTTTACCCCACAGTAGAATAATGATTCATCAACCCCTTGGAGGAACATCTCAACGTCAAGCAAGTGATATTGAAATAGAGGCTAAGGAAATTTTAAGAATTAAAGATATGTTAAACATGTCTATGGCCGATATGACAGGACAATCATTTGAAAAAATCGAAAAAGATACTGATAGAGATTATTTTCTAAGCGCAGAAGAGGCAAAAAACTATGGTCTGATTGATAGAGTAATCACTCATCCAAGCGAAGCCAATCAATCTTAA
- a CDS encoding PIN/TRAM domain-containing protein, which translates to MTDALVLILFVLSGAASGWLGVDLLPVDILKQVSNVEGFRIVLAIIGLFIGLAAGFVFLQLRKTFLDQIRTMPTDLLISRSVGLILGLLVANLLLAPILLIPFPREVFFAKPLAAILSNIFFGVLGYKLADTHGRTLLRLFNPNNTDAYLVNEGILPAASPKILDTSVIIDGRINGLLSCGLLEGQLIVAQSVIDELQTLADSSSNEKRSKGRRGLKLLKELRDLYGRRLVINPTKYEGNGVDEKLLKITEDMTGTLITADYNLSQIAEVKELKVMNLSDLVIALRPEVQPGESLNIKIVREGKEKMQGIGYLDDGTMVVIDEAKNFVGSRLDIIITGALQTPTGRMVFGKLINNPESNKSFKSPATQG; encoded by the coding sequence ATGACAGATGCCTTAGTATTAATTTTATTTGTATTGTCTGGAGCTGCCTCAGGATGGCTTGGAGTTGATTTATTGCCAGTAGACATCCTTAAACAGGTATCTAATGTAGAAGGTTTTAGAATTGTTTTAGCGATAATTGGTTTATTTATAGGATTAGCCGCAGGTTTTGTATTTCTTCAACTTAGAAAGACTTTTCTTGATCAAATAAGGACAATGCCTACAGACTTATTAATAAGTAGGTCAGTTGGCTTAATTTTGGGATTACTTGTAGCAAATCTCCTACTTGCTCCAATACTATTAATTCCTTTCCCTAGAGAAGTCTTTTTTGCAAAACCCTTAGCAGCAATATTAAGCAATATTTTCTTCGGAGTTCTCGGATATAAGTTAGCAGATACCCATGGAAGGACATTATTGAGATTATTTAATCCAAATAATACTGATGCATATTTAGTTAATGAAGGCATACTCCCTGCTGCAAGTCCAAAAATTCTTGATACCAGCGTGATTATTGATGGCAGAATAAATGGCCTATTAAGTTGCGGATTGTTGGAAGGACAATTAATTGTTGCTCAAAGTGTAATTGATGAATTACAAACTTTAGCTGATTCAAGTAGTAACGAAAAAAGGTCTAAAGGCAGAAGAGGTTTAAAATTATTGAAAGAATTAAGAGATTTATACGGTAGAAGACTTGTAATAAATCCGACAAAGTATGAAGGTAATGGGGTAGATGAAAAACTCTTAAAAATTACTGAGGATATGACAGGAACTCTAATTACGGCCGATTATAATCTCTCGCAGATTGCGGAAGTTAAAGAATTAAAAGTCATGAATTTGAGTGATTTAGTCATTGCTTTAAGACCAGAAGTACAGCCAGGTGAATCGCTGAATATAAAAATCGTAAGAGAGGGGAAAGAAAAAATGCAGGGTATTGGATATTTAGATGACGGAACTATGGTTGTGATTGATGAAGCAAAAAATTTCGTGGGAAGCAGATTAGATATTATTATAACGGGAGCACTACAAACTCCTACTGGAAGAATGGTCTTTGGAAAACTTATAAATAATCCTGAGTCAAACAAATCTTTTAAATCTCCAGCGACACAGGGCTAA
- a CDS encoding glycogen debranching protein, which translates to MTHINKGKPFPLGSSLTSQGVNFSLIATNAEYVEILLFEREDSISPKTIFKLAQNHNTGPYWHAEIKNLNEGCIYAFRIKQKNNEINNNYEKKVLLDPCSRGITGWGSYKRDNALNTQENTNSCLKSVVCDRKLFNFKDYPRPKHSWEEIIIYELHIKSFTESTDKNGSCFKKFLKKIPYLKELGITTIELLPIFCFDPSDAPNGLENFWGYSPINWFTPHFEYLSNESAEKNREEFRRLVEECHKADIEVILDVVYNHTSEGDSHGPAISWKGIDENLYYFIGKDKNYQDVSGCGNTIAANRGLVRKLIIESLKCWASEFGVDGFRFDLGIALSRGENLSPLENPPIFEDIECEPELIDIKLISEPWDCGGLYKLGDFPSKNTFTWNGHFRDDLRRFWKGDKNTAWNMSDKIKGSPSIYKEDNILPKSINFITSHDGFTLKDLVTFNRKHNFANREQNRDGDNHNNSWNHGTEGPTTNLLINDLRKRQQKNLILSLLISKGVPMILMGDEIGRSQGGNNNSWCQNNLLGWMNWEHGQQDLELLEYFKYVIKIRKKLINIFNPSFLPNNQSNENNPTYHWHGTSLDSPDWSSWSHTIAFSINKGNTNPLVWIGLNAYSKSIDFPLPKCKYNWLKVIDTSITEIFKPLTINEKSVSIKSRSSLLIISEEVFGAKNNIF; encoded by the coding sequence GTGACTCATATCAATAAAGGTAAACCATTCCCTTTGGGAAGTTCTCTAACCTCACAGGGCGTTAATTTTTCCTTAATAGCCACAAATGCAGAATATGTAGAAATCTTATTGTTTGAGCGAGAAGACTCTATTTCTCCAAAAACTATATTTAAATTAGCTCAGAACCATAATACTGGTCCCTACTGGCATGCGGAAATAAAAAATCTAAATGAGGGTTGTATCTATGCTTTTAGGATAAAACAAAAAAATAATGAAATTAATAATAACTATGAAAAAAAAGTATTACTTGATCCATGTTCAAGGGGTATTACTGGATGGGGAAGTTATAAAAGAGACAATGCATTAAATACTCAAGAAAATACCAATTCTTGTCTCAAAAGCGTTGTTTGCGATAGAAAATTATTTAATTTTAAGGATTATCCAAGACCGAAACATTCTTGGGAAGAAATAATTATTTATGAACTCCATATCAAATCCTTCACTGAATCAACTGATAAAAATGGAAGTTGTTTCAAAAAGTTTTTAAAAAAAATTCCGTATCTCAAAGAACTCGGCATTACAACAATTGAATTACTTCCAATTTTTTGTTTTGATCCATCTGATGCACCAAATGGTTTAGAGAATTTTTGGGGTTATAGTCCAATCAATTGGTTTACCCCTCATTTTGAATATCTTTCAAATGAATCTGCCGAAAAGAATAGAGAGGAATTTAGAAGATTAGTAGAGGAATGTCATAAAGCAGATATTGAAGTCATCTTAGATGTTGTGTACAATCACACCTCTGAGGGAGATTCTCATGGACCTGCAATATCTTGGAAAGGGATAGATGAAAATCTTTATTACTTTATAGGAAAAGATAAAAATTATCAGGACGTCTCTGGTTGCGGAAATACTATTGCAGCAAACAGAGGATTAGTTAGAAAACTAATAATTGAATCATTAAAGTGTTGGGCGAGTGAATTTGGAGTAGATGGTTTTAGATTTGATTTAGGAATTGCCCTATCAAGAGGAGAAAATCTTTCGCCACTCGAAAATCCTCCAATTTTTGAGGATATAGAATGTGAGCCAGAACTTATCGATATCAAATTAATAAGTGAACCATGGGATTGTGGTGGTTTATATAAATTAGGTGATTTCCCATCTAAGAATACTTTCACTTGGAATGGTCATTTTAGAGATGACTTGCGAAGATTTTGGAAAGGGGATAAAAATACAGCTTGGAATATGAGCGATAAAATAAAAGGTTCTCCATCGATTTATAAAGAAGATAATATTTTACCAAAATCAATAAATTTTATTACTTCACATGATGGATTCACTCTAAAAGATTTAGTAACTTTCAATAGAAAACACAATTTTGCCAATAGAGAACAAAATAGAGACGGTGATAACCATAACAATTCTTGGAATCATGGTACAGAAGGACCAACCACAAACTTATTAATTAATGATTTAAGAAAAAGACAACAAAAAAATCTTATTCTTAGTTTACTTATCTCTAAAGGTGTTCCAATGATACTTATGGGTGATGAGATAGGAAGGTCACAAGGCGGTAACAATAATTCTTGGTGCCAAAATAATTTATTGGGCTGGATGAATTGGGAACATGGTCAACAAGATTTGGAATTATTAGAATATTTTAAATACGTTATAAAAATCCGAAAAAAGCTAATAAACATTTTTAACCCATCATTCTTACCTAACAATCAAAGCAATGAAAATAATCCAACATATCATTGGCATGGAACCAGTTTAGATAGCCCTGATTGGAGTAGTTGGTCTCACACAATTGCTTTTAGCATTAACAAAGGCAATACTAATCCCCTGGTCTGGATAGGTTTAAATGCTTATTCAAAAAGCATCGATTTTCCTTTACCAAAATGTAAATATAATTGGTTAAAAGTTATTGACACAAGCATAACTGAGATTTTTAAACCCTTAACTATTAATGAAAAATCTGTTTCAATAAAGAGTAGAAGCTCCTTATTAATCATTTCAGAAGAAGTATTTGGGGCAAAAAATAATATATTCTAA
- the cbiB gene encoding adenosylcobinamide-phosphate synthase CbiB: MAEINLFLIFLGSIGFDLLIGDPRFLIHPVQIIGFYIKKISNYLINNFGGNKKILFWGGFIVSISTIGISFSFGKLIELSYVQSRNHFLGGFLIFFGLSSCIATKGLISSVKEIAELIEYKEINAQNKSLIQEKVQRIVSRDVSSSSIEHLLRSSTESLTENSVDGIFGPLLWIFIGIVFMKFSIFFPGPLSLGFSYKAISTLDSMIGYKYDYFKYLGFFSAKIEDIFTFIPSRLVLITLPLVSTKVNQYKSIIKKSYLDGKKYDSPNAGISEAIFAYIAGVKLGGKSKYKKEIIEKPIINPTGDSCTREKIKLICQLILRLQFLWIIIFFVLIFLLSRV; encoded by the coding sequence TTGGCTGAAATAAACTTATTTTTAATATTTCTTGGATCTATTGGTTTTGATTTATTGATTGGCGACCCAAGATTCTTAATCCATCCTGTTCAAATAATTGGTTTTTACATAAAAAAAATATCTAATTACCTCATAAATAATTTTGGAGGAAATAAAAAAATTTTATTTTGGGGCGGTTTCATTGTTTCTATATCCACTATTGGGATAAGTTTTAGTTTTGGAAAATTGATAGAACTCAGTTATGTGCAATCAAGAAATCATTTTTTGGGTGGATTTTTAATTTTTTTTGGACTTTCAAGTTGTATTGCAACTAAGGGACTTATTTCAAGTGTGAAAGAGATTGCAGAGCTAATAGAATACAAGGAAATTAATGCCCAAAATAAGAGCCTAATCCAAGAGAAGGTACAAAGAATAGTCAGTAGGGATGTGAGTTCATCTTCTATAGAACATCTTTTGAGATCAAGTACCGAGAGTCTTACCGAAAATTCTGTTGATGGAATATTTGGGCCATTATTGTGGATTTTTATTGGAATTGTTTTTATGAAGTTTTCAATTTTTTTCCCAGGGCCTTTGTCGCTTGGCTTTTCTTATAAAGCAATAAGTACTTTAGATTCAATGATAGGTTACAAATATGATTACTTTAAATACTTAGGTTTTTTCAGTGCAAAAATCGAAGATATTTTTACGTTTATTCCTTCAAGATTAGTTTTAATCACGCTACCTTTAGTTAGTACCAAAGTTAATCAGTATAAATCAATCATAAAAAAAAGTTATCTAGATGGTAAAAAATATGATTCTCCTAATGCTGGGATTTCAGAAGCTATATTTGCCTATATTGCCGGCGTTAAATTAGGAGGAAAAAGTAAATATAAAAAAGAAATTATTGAAAAGCCAATAATCAATCCGACTGGAGATAGTTGCACTAGAGAGAAAATTAAATTAATTTGTCAATTAATTTTGAGATTACAATTTTTATGGATAATAATTTTTTTCGTCTTAATTTTTTTATTATCTCGAGTTTAA
- the ilvC gene encoding ketol-acid reductoisomerase, with protein sequence MTQLFYDTDADLSLLHNKTIAIIGYGSQGHAHALNLKDSGMDVIVGLYKGSKSESKAISDGLQVFRVSEACEKADWIMILLPDEFQKDVYLKEIEPNLKAGKILSFAHGFNIRFGLIKPPSFVDVVMIAPKGPGHTVRWEYQNGQGVPALFAVEQDSSGSARSLAMAYAKGIGGTRAGILETNFKEETETDLFGEQAVLCGGLSELVKSGFETLVEAGYQPELAYFECLHEVKLIVDLMVKGGLSQMRDSISNTAEYGDYVSGKRLINSDTKKEMQKILKDIQDGTFAKNFVEECDKNKPLMTKLREENSKHEIEKVGKGLRSMFSWLK encoded by the coding sequence ATGACCCAACTCTTTTACGACACAGATGCAGATCTAAGTCTTTTACATAATAAAACAATAGCGATAATAGGATATGGTTCACAGGGACATGCACATGCCTTAAATCTTAAGGATAGCGGTATGGATGTAATTGTAGGATTATATAAAGGAAGTAAGTCTGAAAGCAAAGCTATTAGCGATGGTTTACAAGTCTTTAGAGTTTCTGAAGCTTGCGAAAAAGCAGACTGGATTATGATTCTCCTTCCAGATGAATTTCAGAAAGATGTTTACCTTAAAGAAATAGAACCAAACTTAAAGGCAGGAAAGATATTAAGTTTTGCTCATGGCTTTAATATTAGATTCGGACTTATCAAACCTCCTAGTTTTGTGGATGTTGTAATGATTGCTCCAAAAGGGCCTGGACACACTGTTCGTTGGGAATATCAAAATGGTCAAGGAGTTCCAGCGTTGTTTGCAGTAGAGCAGGATTCTTCCGGAAGTGCAAGATCATTGGCAATGGCTTACGCAAAAGGGATTGGAGGAACTCGAGCTGGGATACTTGAGACAAATTTTAAGGAAGAAACAGAAACTGATTTATTTGGCGAACAAGCAGTTTTATGCGGGGGCTTATCAGAACTCGTTAAATCAGGCTTCGAGACTCTTGTAGAGGCAGGATATCAACCAGAACTTGCATACTTCGAATGTTTACATGAAGTCAAACTAATTGTTGATCTAATGGTGAAGGGTGGCTTATCTCAAATGAGAGATTCAATTTCCAATACCGCAGAATATGGAGACTATGTAAGTGGCAAAAGACTTATTAATAGTGATACGAAGAAAGAAATGCAGAAAATTCTAAAAGATATTCAAGATGGAACTTTCGCTAAGAATTTTGTGGAAGAATGCGATAAAAACAAACCCTTAATGACAAAATTAAGAGAAGAGAACTCAAAACATGAAATTGAGAAAGTAGGTAAAGGTCTACGCTCGATGTTCAGTTGGCTGAAATAA
- the hemW gene encoding radical SAM family heme chaperone HemW → MNKFPRSAYVHIPFCHRRCFYCDFAVIPLGNKVETLQGYGSKTVKEYLHFLYKEILSIKDKSPLSTIYLGGGTPSILDPKQIKEIIDIFKENYGIDYGAEITMEVDPASFNQDDLNGFINAGINRFSLGVQSFNNQILQNAGRRHLREDAEKSCLWLKRVHDSGSIISWSLDLIQNLPLSGFKEWQDDLKKAITFLPPHISIYDLNIENGTVFQKLVNSGKLKLPNDEEAFRNSKLTHLILKNSGYSRYEISNYCFPGHQSRHNRVYWSGLGWWSFGQGSTSSPWGEKLTRPRVSKEYKEWVIRQCELNLDSSLINKDFVYKDLDEKIMLGLRLREGLDIHKVFKEQNWGNKKFESNLRKLLAKWETYLESGLLVRKGYRFFLSNPKGMELSNQILISMFKWWDEIS, encoded by the coding sequence ATGAATAAGTTTCCAAGAAGTGCCTATGTACATATTCCTTTTTGCCATAGGAGGTGTTTTTATTGTGATTTTGCAGTTATTCCACTTGGAAACAAAGTTGAAACTTTACAAGGTTATGGAAGCAAAACTGTTAAAGAATATTTACACTTTTTATACAAAGAAATATTGTCAATTAAAGATAAATCTCCTCTTTCGACAATTTATTTAGGAGGTGGCACACCATCAATTTTGGATCCTAAACAGATCAAAGAAATAATTGACATTTTTAAAGAAAATTACGGAATTGACTATGGTGCTGAAATAACTATGGAAGTTGACCCAGCAAGTTTTAATCAAGATGACCTTAATGGATTCATAAATGCTGGGATCAATAGATTTAGCCTCGGAGTACAAAGTTTTAATAATCAGATACTGCAAAACGCGGGTAGGCGGCATTTGAGAGAGGATGCTGAAAAATCTTGTTTATGGTTGAAAAGAGTCCACGATTCTGGGTCAATAATAAGCTGGAGCCTTGATTTAATTCAAAATTTGCCACTTAGTGGATTTAAAGAGTGGCAAGATGACTTAAAAAAAGCAATAACTTTTTTACCACCACATATATCCATTTACGATTTAAATATTGAAAATGGCACTGTTTTTCAGAAATTAGTTAATTCAGGGAAATTAAAACTTCCAAATGATGAAGAGGCTTTTAGAAATAGTAAATTAACTCATTTAATCTTAAAGAACTCAGGCTACTCAAGATATGAAATCTCAAACTATTGTTTCCCTGGTCATCAATCCAGACATAATAGAGTTTATTGGAGTGGATTAGGCTGGTGGAGTTTTGGTCAAGGTTCTACTAGTTCGCCTTGGGGGGAAAAGTTAACTAGACCAAGAGTTAGTAAGGAATATAAAGAATGGGTAATCAGACAATGCGAACTAAATTTAGATTCATCACTCATTAATAAAGATTTTGTTTATAAAGATTTGGATGAGAAAATAATGTTGGGGTTGAGACTTAGAGAGGGTCTAGATATCCATAAAGTTTTTAAAGAACAAAACTGGGGGAATAAAAAATTTGAAAGTAATTTAAGAAAATTGCTTGCAAAATGGGAAACATATCTTGAGAGTGGATTATTAGTTAGAAAGGGTTATAGGTTCTTTTTAAGTAATCCAAAAGGTATGGAGCTTAGCAATCAAATTCTTATTTCTATGTTCAAATGGTGGGATGAGATTAGTTAA
- a CDS encoding chlorophyll a/b-binding protein — protein MQEKDSPMENQNDDFTNKSSTDNEYSKWVDNKGDEVKNVFGFNSSAELVNGRAAMIGFLMLILTELVFSGRPVTASIFGIN, from the coding sequence ATGCAAGAAAAAGACTCTCCAATGGAAAACCAAAATGATGATTTTACTAATAAATCATCAACTGATAATGAATACTCAAAATGGGTAGACAATAAGGGGGATGAAGTAAAGAATGTTTTTGGATTTAATAGCAGCGCTGAGCTTGTGAATGGTAGAGCAGCTATGATCGGATTCTTGATGCTCATATTAACAGAGTTGGTTTTTAGCGGTAGACCAGTGACTGCCTCAATCTTTGGTATCAATTAA
- the panB gene encoding 3-methyl-2-oxobutanoate hydroxymethyltransferase: protein MLPSDLIKYKEKSQKIIALTAWDSISGSIAEQANVDLVLVGDSLAMVCLGYKSTLPLTLENIIYHTNAVSRGFKKGIEEQPLVVSDMPFLTYQCGDDKAVEYAGKIIQSTYAKAVKVEGAEPEIQKVISRLIRMGIPVMGHIGLTPQSYLNLGLKKQGESLESQEKIKREASILENLGCFSIVLEHIPELLAKEIQNDLKIPTIGIGAGKYCDGQVRVTADLLGLSDDQPPFCQPIIQGKKLFKDKLKEWIESERLN from the coding sequence ATCTATTGCAGAACAAGCTAATGTTGATCTTGTTTTAGTTGGAGATTCACTAGCAATGGTGTGTTTAGGATACAAATCCACATTGCCGTTAACTTTAGAAAACATAATCTACCACACTAATGCTGTATCAAGAGGGTTCAAAAAAGGAATTGAAGAACAACCTTTGGTGGTATCAGACATGCCTTTTTTGACTTATCAATGCGGAGATGATAAAGCTGTAGAGTATGCAGGAAAAATAATTCAAAGTACTTATGCAAAAGCTGTAAAGGTCGAAGGAGCTGAGCCAGAAATACAAAAAGTTATTTCAAGGTTAATTAGAATGGGAATCCCTGTTATGGGGCATATAGGACTTACACCACAAAGCTATTTAAATCTTGGATTAAAAAAACAAGGCGAGAGCTTAGAAAGCCAAGAAAAAATCAAAAGAGAAGCTTCGATACTAGAAAATTTAGGGTGTTTTTCAATAGTTCTTGAACATATTCCTGAGTTACTTGCTAAAGAAATACAAAACGACTTAAAAATTCCCACAATAGGTATCGGTGCAGGTAAATATTGCGATGGGCAAGTAAGAGTTACTGCTGATTTGCTGGGTCTCAGTGATGACCAACCACCATTTTGCCAACCCATTATTCAAGGGAAGAAATTATTTAAAGATAAATTAAAAGAATGGATAGAATCTGAAAGACTTAACTAA